In Streptomyces violaceusniger Tu 4113, one DNA window encodes the following:
- a CDS encoding crotonase/enoyl-CoA hydratase family protein produces the protein MDAAGAPLTVRTEREGPVTTVVLSRPEVRNAVDSATATALADAFRAFDADPAARVAVLWGEGGTFCSGADLKAVGTARGNRVAEDGDGPMGPTRLRLSKPVIAAVSGHAVAGGLELALWCDLRVAEEDAVFGVFCRRWGVPLIDGGTVRLPRLIGASRAMDLVLTGRPVPAEEAYAIGLANRLVPPGRARAEAERLAAQIAGFPQTCLGSDRASLLEQEGLPEDGAMARELRHGQATLAEGLDGASRFAAGAGRHGSFGEL, from the coding sequence GTGGACGCGGCCGGTGCGCCCCTTACGGTTCGCACGGAGCGGGAGGGCCCGGTCACCACGGTCGTGCTCTCCCGCCCCGAGGTGCGCAACGCCGTCGACAGCGCGACCGCCACAGCGCTGGCCGACGCCTTCCGCGCCTTCGACGCCGACCCGGCGGCCCGGGTCGCGGTGCTGTGGGGCGAGGGCGGCACCTTCTGCTCCGGCGCCGATCTGAAGGCGGTCGGCACAGCGCGCGGCAATCGGGTGGCCGAGGACGGCGACGGCCCCATGGGACCCACCCGGCTGCGGCTGTCCAAGCCGGTGATCGCGGCGGTCAGCGGCCACGCCGTGGCGGGCGGGCTGGAGTTGGCGCTCTGGTGCGATCTGCGCGTCGCCGAGGAGGACGCGGTCTTCGGGGTGTTCTGCCGCCGCTGGGGCGTGCCCCTGATCGACGGCGGAACGGTACGGCTGCCACGGCTGATCGGCGCGAGCCGGGCGATGGACCTGGTGCTGACGGGGCGGCCGGTGCCGGCCGAGGAGGCGTACGCCATCGGGCTCGCCAACCGCCTCGTACCGCCGGGGCGGGCGCGCGCGGAGGCGGAGCGGCTGGCGGCCCAGATCGCCGGCTTTCCGCAGACGTGTCTGGGCTCGGACCGGGCCTCGCTGCTGGAACAGGAGGGACTGCCGGAGGACGGGGCCATGGCGCGGGAGCTGCGCCACGGTCAGGCCACGCTGGCCGAGGGGCTGGACGGCGCGTCGCGGTTCGCGGCCGGCGCGGGTCGGCATGGAAGCTTCGGCGAGCTGTGA
- a CDS encoding acyl-CoA dehydrogenase family protein, with translation MSATHEVLNQAPPLVGFSTADDPALLEALRRDGGGWGEPEVRDLGARAGSAEVQDWARMAEEHSPALHTHDRYGHRIDEVEYHPAYHQLMDVAVASGQHAAAWSETRPGAHLVRAAKFYAFAQAEPGHGCPISMTYAAVPALRAEPELAAVYEPLLAARTYDFGLRPPLAKRGLIAGMSMTEKQGGSDVRANTTQAVPDGAGGYALTGHKWFTSAPMSDVFLTLAQTEEGLTCFLVPRVLPDGSRNPLRLMRLKNKLGNRSNASAEIEYESAMAWRVGEPGRGVRTIVEMVNVTRLDCVIGSAAGMRAGLRQALHHAGHRRAFGAELIDQPLMRNVLADLAVESEAATTLAMRLATALDRAEAGDEGEAALRRLGLAVSKYWVCKRGSTHAAEALECLGGNGYVEESGMPRLYREAPLLSIWEGSGNIAALDVLRALSRESGALEAFLAEVDAAAGADARLDAAVDRLRGLLPQLADPERAQLMARRLAEQMTLALQGSLLVRYSHPAVADAFCASRLDGDWGHAFGTLPPGTDTGPILERARPKDAR, from the coding sequence ATGAGCGCTACGCATGAGGTCCTCAACCAGGCCCCGCCGCTCGTCGGCTTCAGCACGGCGGACGACCCCGCCCTGCTGGAGGCCCTGCGGCGGGATGGTGGCGGCTGGGGCGAGCCGGAGGTGCGGGACCTGGGGGCGCGGGCCGGTTCCGCCGAGGTCCAGGACTGGGCGCGGATGGCCGAGGAGCACTCTCCGGCGCTGCACACCCACGACCGTTACGGCCATCGCATCGACGAGGTCGAGTACCACCCCGCCTACCACCAGCTCATGGACGTCGCCGTGGCGAGCGGCCAGCACGCGGCGGCGTGGAGCGAGACCCGCCCTGGCGCCCATCTGGTGCGCGCGGCCAAGTTCTACGCCTTCGCGCAGGCCGAGCCCGGCCATGGCTGCCCGATCTCCATGACGTACGCCGCGGTCCCGGCGCTGCGTGCCGAACCGGAGCTCGCCGCCGTGTACGAACCGCTGCTGGCCGCCCGCACCTACGACTTCGGGCTGCGGCCGCCGCTCGCCAAGCGGGGCCTGATCGCGGGCATGTCGATGACGGAGAAGCAGGGCGGTTCGGACGTCCGCGCCAACACCACCCAGGCCGTTCCGGACGGTGCCGGCGGCTACGCCCTCACCGGCCACAAGTGGTTCACCTCCGCGCCGATGAGCGATGTCTTCCTGACGCTGGCCCAGACGGAGGAGGGGCTCACCTGCTTCCTGGTGCCCCGGGTGCTGCCGGACGGCAGCCGCAACCCGCTGCGCCTGATGCGGCTCAAGAACAAGCTGGGCAACCGCTCGAACGCGTCGGCCGAGATCGAGTACGAGTCCGCCATGGCCTGGCGGGTCGGCGAACCGGGCCGCGGGGTGCGGACCATCGTGGAGATGGTCAACGTCACCCGGCTGGACTGTGTCATCGGCTCGGCGGCCGGCATGCGGGCCGGGCTGCGGCAGGCGCTGCACCACGCCGGGCACCGCCGGGCGTTCGGGGCCGAGCTGATCGACCAGCCGCTGATGCGCAATGTGCTCGCCGATCTGGCGGTCGAGTCGGAGGCGGCCACGACGCTCGCGATGCGGCTCGCGACCGCTCTGGACCGCGCGGAGGCCGGGGACGAGGGCGAGGCGGCGCTGCGCAGGCTGGGGCTCGCGGTGAGCAAGTACTGGGTGTGCAAGCGCGGCTCCACCCACGCCGCCGAGGCCCTGGAGTGCCTGGGTGGCAACGGCTATGTGGAGGAGTCCGGCATGCCGCGCCTGTATCGCGAGGCGCCCCTGCTGTCGATCTGGGAGGGCTCGGGGAATATCGCGGCGCTCGATGTGCTGCGCGCGCTGAGCCGGGAGTCGGGTGCGCTGGAGGCGTTCCTGGCCGAGGTCGACGCCGCGGCCGGGGCCGACGCCCGGCTCGACGCGGCCGTGGACCGGCTGCGCGGGCTGCTGCCGCAGCTCGCCGACCCCGAGCGGGCGCAGCTCATGGCGCGCCGGCTGGCCGAGCAGATGACGCTGGCGCTGCAGGGCAGCCTGCTGGTGCGGTACAGCCACCCAGCGGTCGCCGACGCGTTCTGCGCCTCGCGGCTGGACGGGGACTGGGGGCATGCCTTCGGCACCCTGCCGCCCGGTACGGACACCGGCCCGATCCTGGAGCGCGCCCGCCCGAAGGACGCGCGGTGA
- a CDS encoding PaaX family transcriptional regulator C-terminal domain-containing protein has protein sequence MDDTDTDTGTLTLRPLTARSIVLSTLLGHHPPQLPARALVRVGALFGTAEGTIRVALTRMVAAGDLEQSEGTYRLTDRLLARQARQDDSRAPRTRRWDGGWEIAIVTSDRRDAAERAALRQAMAALRLAELREGTWMRPANLVHPRPDVAAEQCGWFTGAPEGDPAELAARLWDLDGWARQARLLGAALDDAEKPAERFTVAAAALRHLLADPVLPARLLPKDWPGAELRRRYDGFERDFRAWLPRYAGGG, from the coding sequence ATGGACGACACCGACACCGACACCGGAACGCTCACCCTGCGGCCGCTGACCGCGCGCTCGATCGTGCTCAGCACCCTGCTGGGCCATCACCCGCCCCAGCTTCCCGCCCGCGCGCTGGTGCGCGTCGGCGCGCTCTTCGGCACCGCCGAGGGCACCATCCGGGTCGCGCTCACCCGTATGGTCGCGGCCGGTGACCTGGAGCAGAGCGAGGGCACCTACCGGCTCACCGACCGCCTGCTGGCCCGCCAGGCGCGGCAGGACGACAGCCGCGCCCCCCGCACCCGGCGCTGGGACGGCGGCTGGGAGATCGCGATCGTCACCTCCGACCGGCGCGACGCGGCCGAGCGGGCCGCCCTCCGCCAGGCCATGGCCGCCCTGCGCCTGGCCGAACTGCGCGAGGGCACCTGGATGCGCCCCGCCAATCTCGTCCACCCGCGCCCGGATGTCGCCGCCGAGCAGTGCGGCTGGTTCACCGGCGCACCGGAGGGCGATCCGGCCGAGCTCGCCGCGCGCCTATGGGACCTGGACGGCTGGGCCCGCCAGGCCAGGCTGCTCGGCGCGGCGCTGGACGACGCGGAGAAACCGGCCGAACGGTTCACCGTCGCGGCCGCGGCCCTCCGGCACCTCCTCGCCGACCCCGTCCTCCCCGCCCGGCTGCTGCCAAAGGACTGGCCCGGTGCTGAGCTACGGCGTCGCTATGACGGGTTCGAACGGGACTTCCGGGCGTGGCTGCCGCGGTATGCGGGTGGCGGCTGA
- a CDS encoding LacI family DNA-binding transcriptional regulator, whose amino-acid sequence MHRPRPTLESVARRAGVSRATVSRVVNGSTKVAEESREAVLDAIQELGYVPNQAARSLVTQRTDSFALVLPEEPGRVFSDDRFFPGVVRGVSQELESADKQLVLMMARSPASRDRIERFALARHVDGVMVASMHGADPLPAALARMGIPVVCNERVLSPASPPYVGVDNAAGAALAVEHLIRSGRTRITTVAGPQDMVAGIDRLSGYRTALSGARLQAYVAVGDFTQESGAVAIRELLDREPRLDGVFVASDLMAIGVLRALRQTGRRVPEDVSVVGFDDIEPARYTEPPLTTVRQPIGGIGRRLARQLLRLTAGESIEPALVLPTELVIRESA is encoded by the coding sequence ATGCACCGTCCCCGGCCCACCCTGGAGAGCGTGGCGCGGCGCGCGGGTGTCTCGCGCGCCACCGTCTCCCGAGTCGTCAACGGCTCCACCAAGGTCGCCGAGGAGAGCCGGGAGGCGGTGCTGGACGCGATCCAGGAGCTGGGCTACGTCCCCAACCAGGCGGCCCGCAGCCTGGTCACCCAGCGCACCGACTCCTTCGCGCTGGTGCTCCCCGAGGAGCCGGGCCGGGTCTTCTCCGACGACCGGTTCTTCCCCGGCGTGGTGCGCGGGGTGAGCCAGGAGCTGGAGTCCGCGGACAAGCAACTGGTGCTGATGATGGCCCGCTCCCCCGCCAGCCGTGACCGCATCGAGCGCTTCGCCCTGGCCCGCCATGTCGACGGGGTCATGGTCGCCTCGATGCACGGCGCCGATCCGCTGCCGGCCGCGCTGGCCCGCATGGGCATCCCCGTGGTCTGCAACGAGCGGGTGCTGAGCCCGGCCTCGCCGCCGTACGTAGGGGTGGACAACGCGGCGGGCGCGGCGCTGGCCGTGGAGCACCTGATCCGCTCCGGGCGCACCCGTATCACCACGGTCGCGGGCCCCCAGGACATGGTCGCCGGGATCGACCGGCTCTCGGGCTACCGGACGGCGCTGTCCGGGGCGCGGCTGCAGGCATACGTCGCGGTCGGTGACTTCACCCAGGAGTCCGGGGCGGTCGCGATCCGGGAGCTGCTGGACCGGGAGCCCCGGCTGGACGGGGTGTTCGTGGCCTCCGACCTGATGGCGATCGGGGTGTTGCGGGCGCTGCGCCAGACCGGCCGACGGGTGCCGGAGGACGTGTCGGTGGTCGGCTTCGACGACATCGAGCCCGCGCGCTACACCGAACCCCCGCTGACCACCGTGCGCCAGCCGATCGGCGGGATCGGCCGCCGGCTGGCCCGGCAACTGCTGCGCCTGACGGCCGGGGAGAGCATCGAACCGGCGCTGGTGTTGCCCACCGAGTTGGTGATCCGCGAGTCGGCGTAG
- a CDS encoding acyl-CoA dehydrogenase — MRFMLDQAQTDFGRTVDRMLGAADTPHAVRAWARGEHAPGRAVWGRLAEAGVTGLAVPEAYEGVGPLPVELGVAYVAAGRHAVPGPLAESAAAAVLLAALAEGRPARTVQAAEYWLPRIAGGRALVTLAAADGGPYALDADAADAVLAVEGEELWLAPGHGPVQPSFDPARRLARPLPGGELLAQGPAVAAAAARAADWAAFATAALSLGTGLALVERTAAYAGQRTQFGRPIGSFQAVKHRLADALIGLEFARPLLYGAAVALASSASGPAGEVRAEVAAAKVATGEAAYTAARTALQVHGALGYTDEYDLSLWIRKARALRSAWGSPSICRARVLAP; from the coding sequence ATGAGATTCATGCTCGATCAGGCGCAGACGGACTTCGGCCGCACCGTGGACCGGATGCTCGGCGCGGCCGATACGCCGCACGCCGTCCGGGCGTGGGCGCGCGGGGAGCATGCGCCGGGGCGCGCGGTGTGGGGGCGGCTCGCCGAAGCCGGGGTGACCGGGCTGGCCGTACCGGAGGCGTACGAGGGCGTCGGGCCGCTGCCGGTGGAGCTGGGCGTGGCGTATGTCGCGGCGGGGCGGCACGCCGTGCCGGGGCCCCTGGCCGAGTCGGCCGCCGCCGCGGTGCTGCTGGCCGCGCTCGCCGAGGGCCGCCCGGCACGGACCGTTCAGGCGGCCGAGTACTGGCTGCCCCGGATCGCCGGCGGGCGGGCGCTGGTGACGCTGGCGGCGGCCGACGGCGGGCCGTACGCGCTGGACGCGGACGCCGCCGACGCCGTCCTCGCCGTCGAGGGCGAGGAGCTGTGGCTGGCCCCGGGGCACGGGCCGGTCCAGCCCTCGTTCGACCCGGCCCGCCGACTGGCCCGGCCGCTGCCCGGCGGCGAACTGCTCGCTCAGGGCCCGGCCGTGGCCGCTGCCGCCGCGCGCGCCGCCGACTGGGCCGCCTTCGCCACCGCCGCGCTGTCCCTGGGCACCGGGCTCGCGCTGGTGGAGCGCACCGCGGCGTACGCCGGGCAGCGTACCCAGTTCGGCCGCCCGATCGGCTCGTTCCAGGCGGTGAAGCACCGGCTGGCGGACGCGCTCATCGGCCTGGAGTTCGCCCGGCCGCTGCTGTACGGGGCCGCGGTGGCGCTGGCGTCGAGTGCGTCGGGGCCCGCGGGCGAGGTGCGGGCGGAGGTCGCCGCGGCGAAGGTGGCCACCGGCGAGGCCGCGTACACGGCGGCGCGCACCGCCCTCCAGGTGCACGGCGCGCTCGGCTACACCGACGAGTACGACCTCTCGCTGTGGATCCGTAAGGCCCGCGCCCTGCGCTCCGCCTGGGGTTCTCCGTCGATCTGCCGTGCCCGCGTTCTCGCGCCCTGA
- a CDS encoding acyl-CoA dehydrogenase family protein yields MDLDLTERQTAFRAEARMWLAAHTPTAPLPSLETAEGFAAHRAWEHTLAADRWSAVTWPEEYGGRGASVVEWLLFEEEYYAAGAPGRVSQNGISLLAPTLFEHGSPEQRARILPPMARGETIWAQAWSEPESGSDLASLRSTARRTDGGWSLTGQKTWSSRAAFADRAFGLFRSDPAADAPHRGLTYLMFALDAPGVTVRPIGRLDGKPAFAELFLDEVFVPDEDVIGEPGQGWRIAMSTAGNERGLTLRSPGRFTAAARRLVALWRERADAPDDETAASLHDRVADAVIRARAYELFAYAGASRLAAGGSLGAESSLNKVFWSELDIALHETALDLLGPYGELADGADDPAAPGAWSDGYTFALAGPIYAGTNEIQRDIIAERLLGLPKGRR; encoded by the coding sequence GTGGACCTCGATCTCACCGAGCGGCAGACGGCGTTCCGGGCCGAGGCCCGGATGTGGCTGGCCGCGCACACGCCCACCGCTCCCCTGCCCTCCCTGGAGACCGCCGAGGGGTTCGCGGCGCACCGCGCCTGGGAGCACACTCTCGCGGCGGACCGCTGGTCGGCCGTGACCTGGCCCGAGGAGTACGGCGGCCGGGGCGCCTCGGTGGTCGAGTGGCTGCTGTTCGAGGAGGAGTACTACGCGGCGGGCGCGCCCGGCCGGGTGAGCCAGAACGGGATCAGCCTGCTCGCCCCCACCCTCTTCGAGCACGGCAGCCCCGAGCAGCGCGCCCGGATTCTGCCGCCGATGGCGCGCGGCGAGACGATCTGGGCCCAGGCGTGGTCCGAACCGGAGTCGGGCTCCGACCTCGCCTCGCTGCGCTCCACCGCCCGCCGCACCGACGGCGGCTGGTCGCTGACCGGTCAGAAGACCTGGTCGTCCCGGGCGGCCTTCGCCGACCGGGCCTTCGGCCTGTTCCGCAGCGATCCGGCGGCGGACGCACCGCACCGGGGGCTCACGTATCTGATGTTCGCCCTGGACGCGCCCGGTGTGACCGTGCGCCCCATAGGCCGCCTCGACGGCAAGCCCGCCTTCGCCGAGCTCTTCCTGGACGAGGTGTTCGTGCCGGACGAGGACGTCATCGGCGAGCCGGGGCAGGGCTGGCGCATCGCGATGAGCACGGCGGGCAACGAACGCGGGCTGACCCTGCGCAGCCCGGGGCGGTTCACCGCGGCGGCGCGGCGGCTGGTGGCGCTGTGGCGGGAGCGGGCGGACGCGCCGGACGACGAGACGGCCGCCTCGCTCCACGACCGGGTCGCCGACGCGGTGATCCGCGCCCGCGCGTATGAGCTCTTCGCCTACGCGGGCGCCTCCCGGCTGGCCGCCGGGGGCTCGCTCGGCGCCGAGTCCAGCCTGAACAAAGTCTTCTGGTCGGAGCTGGACATCGCGCTCCACGAGACGGCCCTGGACCTGCTGGGCCCCTACGGCGAACTGGCCGACGGCGCCGACGATCCCGCCGCGCCCGGCGCTTGGTCCGACGGCTACACCTTCGCCCTCGCGGGCCCGATCTACGCGGGCACCAACGAGATCCAGCGCGACATCATCGCCGAGCGGCTGCTGGGCCTGCCGAAGGGGCGCCGGTGA
- a CDS encoding SDR family oxidoreductase: MDNKAPYVPGHGLLTGRTAVITAAAGAGIGGATARRFLEEGARVVLGDAHGRRLKETVAALAEEFGEERVAGCASDVTDEAQIAALYDLAEERHGRLDAVVNNAGLGGTALLTEMTDEQWDKVIDVTLNGTFRCTRAALRRMKAGGHGGVVVNNASVVGWRAQAGQAHYAAAKAGVMALTRCAAVEAAAYRVRVNAVSPSLAMHPHLVKVTTPELLAGLTEREAFGRYAEPWEVANVIVFLASGYSSYMTGETVSVSSQHA; the protein is encoded by the coding sequence ATGGACAACAAGGCGCCGTACGTCCCCGGCCACGGCCTCCTTACCGGCCGCACGGCCGTCATCACCGCTGCCGCGGGCGCCGGAATCGGGGGCGCCACGGCCCGGCGGTTCCTCGAGGAGGGCGCGCGGGTCGTGCTCGGCGACGCCCATGGGCGCCGGCTCAAGGAGACGGTGGCCGCGCTCGCCGAGGAGTTCGGGGAGGAACGGGTCGCCGGATGCGCCAGCGATGTGACCGACGAGGCCCAGATCGCCGCGCTGTACGACCTCGCCGAGGAGCGCCACGGACGGCTGGACGCGGTGGTCAACAACGCCGGGCTCGGCGGCACCGCCCTGCTGACCGAGATGACCGACGAGCAGTGGGACAAGGTCATCGACGTCACCCTGAACGGCACCTTCCGCTGCACCCGCGCCGCGCTGCGCCGGATGAAGGCCGGCGGCCACGGCGGGGTGGTGGTCAACAACGCCTCGGTCGTCGGCTGGCGCGCCCAGGCCGGCCAGGCCCACTACGCGGCGGCCAAGGCGGGCGTCATGGCGCTCACCCGCTGCGCCGCGGTCGAGGCCGCCGCGTACCGGGTGCGGGTCAACGCGGTCTCGCCGAGCCTGGCCATGCATCCGCATCTGGTGAAGGTCACCACCCCCGAACTGCTGGCCGGGCTCACCGAGCGCGAGGCGTTCGGCCGGTACGCCGAGCCCTGGGAGGTGGCCAACGTCATCGTCTTCCTGGCCAGCGGCTACTCGTCGTACATGACCGGCGAGACGGTATCCGTGAGCAGCCAGCACGCATGA
- a CDS encoding TetR/AcrR family transcriptional regulator, whose protein sequence is MPNSIRTSASTGNSAKKSEKKTTVSPSPERRRELLSTAAEVFAAQGYNATTVRRIADEAGMLAGSLYYHFDSKESMVDEILSTFLDELWAGYEAVLGAGLGPRETVEALVTESFREIDRHRAAVAIYQKESRHLSAQPRFGYLTESQRRFERAWLGALERGVAEGVFRADLDIRLAYRFLRDTVWVAASWYRPGGQHSPEEIARQYLSMVLDGITPRERQERP, encoded by the coding sequence GTGCCGAATTCCATCAGGACCAGCGCTTCCACCGGAAACAGTGCGAAGAAGAGCGAGAAGAAGACGACCGTGAGCCCGTCCCCCGAGCGGCGGCGCGAACTGCTCTCGACCGCGGCGGAGGTCTTCGCCGCCCAGGGGTACAACGCGACCACCGTCCGCCGGATCGCGGACGAGGCGGGGATGCTCGCGGGCAGCCTCTACTACCACTTCGACTCCAAGGAGTCGATGGTCGACGAGATCCTCTCCACCTTCCTGGACGAGCTCTGGGCCGGATACGAGGCGGTGCTCGGCGCCGGACTCGGCCCCCGGGAGACCGTCGAGGCACTTGTCACCGAGTCCTTCCGGGAGATCGACCGGCACCGCGCCGCCGTCGCGATCTACCAGAAGGAGTCCAGGCACCTGTCCGCCCAGCCGCGCTTCGGCTATCTCACCGAGTCGCAGCGGAGGTTCGAGCGGGCCTGGCTGGGCGCGCTGGAGCGCGGAGTGGCCGAGGGGGTCTTCCGCGCCGACCTCGACATCCGACTGGCGTACCGCTTTCTGCGCGACACCGTATGGGTCGCCGCCTCGTGGTACCGGCCGGGCGGACAGCACAGCCCCGAGGAGATCGCCCGCCAGTACCTGTCGATGGTCCTGGACGGCATCACTCCGCGAGAGCGGCAAGAGCGACCGTAA
- a CDS encoding acetyl-CoA C-acetyltransferase: MPEAYIVEAVRTPVGRRKGGLASVHPADLGAHVLRTLMERSGADPAAVEDVVFGCLDTVGPQAGDIARTCWLAAGLPEEVPGVTVDRQCGSSQQALHFAAQAVLSGTQDLVVAGGVQNMSMVPIGFASRQAGEPLGLTEGPFAGSEGWRARYGDRPVSQFYGAELIAEKWGITREAMEEFALGSHQRALRAMDEGRFDREVVPFADVRMDEGPRRDTSLEKMAALKPLMEGGRVTAALSSQVSDGAAALLVASEQAVREHGLTPRARVHHLSVRGEDPIRMLSAPIPATAHALKKTGLTIDDIDLVEINEAFAPVVLAWLKETGADPERVNVNGGAIALGHPLGATGTKLMTTLLHELERTGGRYGLQTMCEGGGQANVTIVERL; this comes from the coding sequence ATGCCCGAGGCATACATCGTCGAAGCCGTGAGGACGCCGGTGGGGCGGCGGAAGGGCGGGCTCGCCTCCGTCCACCCCGCCGACCTCGGCGCGCACGTCCTGCGCACGCTGATGGAGCGCTCGGGCGCCGATCCGGCCGCCGTCGAGGACGTCGTCTTCGGCTGTCTGGACACCGTGGGCCCGCAGGCCGGGGACATCGCGCGCACCTGCTGGCTGGCCGCCGGGCTCCCGGAGGAGGTCCCGGGCGTGACCGTCGACCGGCAGTGCGGCTCCTCGCAGCAGGCCCTGCACTTCGCCGCGCAGGCGGTGCTCTCCGGCACCCAGGATCTGGTGGTCGCGGGCGGGGTGCAGAACATGTCGATGGTGCCCATCGGCTTCGCCAGCCGCCAGGCCGGCGAACCCCTGGGGCTGACCGAAGGCCCCTTCGCGGGCTCGGAGGGATGGCGGGCGCGCTACGGCGACCGGCCGGTCAGCCAGTTCTACGGAGCCGAGCTGATAGCCGAGAAGTGGGGCATCACCCGCGAGGCCATGGAGGAGTTCGCCCTGGGCTCGCACCAGCGGGCGCTGCGCGCGATGGACGAGGGCCGCTTCGACCGCGAGGTCGTCCCGTTCGCGGACGTCCGGATGGACGAGGGGCCGCGCCGGGACACCAGCCTGGAGAAGATGGCCGCCCTCAAGCCGCTCATGGAGGGCGGCCGGGTCACCGCCGCGCTCTCCTCACAGGTCTCCGACGGCGCCGCGGCCCTGCTGGTCGCCTCCGAACAGGCCGTACGGGAGCACGGCTTGACCCCGCGCGCCCGGGTGCACCATCTGTCGGTGCGCGGCGAGGACCCGATCCGGATGCTGTCCGCGCCCATCCCGGCGACCGCGCACGCACTGAAGAAGACCGGCCTGACCATCGACGACATCGACCTGGTCGAGATCAACGAGGCGTTCGCCCCCGTCGTGCTGGCCTGGCTGAAGGAGACCGGCGCCGACCCCGAACGGGTCAACGTCAACGGCGGCGCCATCGCCCTGGGCCACCCGCTCGGCGCCACCGGCACCAAGCTGATGACAACCCTCCTGCACGAACTGGAGCGCACCGGCGGCCGTTACGGCCTGCAGACGATGTGCGAGGGGGGCGGGCAGGCCAACGTCACGATCGTCGAGCGGTTGTAG
- a CDS encoding septal ring lytic transglycosylase RlpA family protein, producing MACGSTKLWNGEATWFCCGNAWGPCASAGGGACGTCRSSALQAAWPNASKACWDLTRPDLCGEDIPRRGCGSMMKVRHDCSGASVCVTVSDCGPRTRSFCSESTCCDGVCRTNRVIDLTPAAFSAIGSLSSGTLPVSIFE from the coding sequence ATGGCGTGCGGATCGACCAAGCTCTGGAACGGCGAGGCCACCTGGTTCTGTTGTGGCAACGCCTGGGGTCCGTGCGCCTCGGCGGGCGGTGGAGCGTGCGGCACCTGCCGCTCCAGCGCCCTGCAGGCGGCCTGGCCCAACGCCTCCAAGGCGTGTTGGGACCTCACCCGGCCGGACCTGTGCGGCGAGGACATACCCCGGCGCGGCTGCGGCTCCATGATGAAGGTGCGCCATGACTGCTCGGGCGCGAGCGTCTGTGTCACCGTCAGCGACTGCGGCCCGCGCACCCGCAGCTTCTGCTCCGAGTCCACCTGCTGCGACGGGGTCTGCCGCACCAACCGCGTCATCGACCTCACCCCCGCCGCCTTCTCCGCCATCGGCAGCCTGAGCTCCGGCACCCTGCCGGTCTCCATCTTCGAATGA
- a CDS encoding MauE/DoxX family redox-associated membrane protein, translated as MSALVCALAPLVLAGVLGPAGAGKLFGRGTARQAPRTALARLLRDGGRAALVLRALGAVELLLAAALLAPPATPLPGTAAALLGAGFLGYLGYARTAAPGSSCGCTARQDAPLTWRAFARAAAVLAGGVAAALAQQPWWTAAARRPVAALCLVLAAAAALTALSADPDRRWRMPLRRLRLRIAGHPLAATGHPLAATGHSLAATGAPAAVPVAATVELLERSRAWQSASRVVRSALLDHWDDGGWRILQFAGVHGGGTAARPVLVLFAVDAAASLDTVREPAVRVSVIDADSGDPVVATA; from the coding sequence GTGAGCGCCCTGGTCTGCGCCCTCGCCCCGCTGGTGCTCGCCGGGGTGCTCGGGCCGGCCGGGGCGGGCAAGCTGTTCGGCCGGGGCACCGCCCGGCAGGCGCCCCGTACCGCGCTCGCACGGCTGCTGCGCGACGGCGGCCGGGCCGCGCTCGTCCTCCGCGCCCTCGGCGCGGTCGAACTCCTCCTCGCCGCCGCGCTGCTGGCGCCACCCGCCACCCCGCTCCCGGGGACGGCTGCCGCCCTCCTCGGCGCGGGCTTCCTCGGCTATCTCGGCTACGCCCGCACCGCCGCACCCGGCTCCTCCTGCGGCTGTACGGCACGGCAGGACGCCCCCCTCACCTGGCGCGCCTTCGCCCGCGCCGCCGCGGTTCTCGCGGGCGGGGTCGCGGCGGCCCTGGCCCAGCAGCCCTGGTGGACCGCGGCGGCCCGCCGTCCGGTCGCGGCGCTGTGCCTGGTCCTGGCCGCGGCGGCGGCCCTGACGGCCCTCTCCGCCGATCCGGACCGCCGCTGGCGGATGCCGCTGCGCCGACTGCGGCTGCGGATCGCCGGACATCCGCTCGCGGCGACAGGTCATCCGCTCGCGGCGACCGGACATTCGCTCGCCGCGACCGGAGCCCCGGCGGCGGTCCCGGTCGCCGCGACCGTCGAACTGCTGGAGCGCTCGCGCGCCTGGCAGAGCGCCTCCCGCGTGGTGCGCTCCGCGCTGCTGGACCACTGGGACGACGGCGGCTGGCGCATCCTCCAGTTCGCCGGGGTGCACGGCGGCGGCACGGCCGCGAGGCCCGTTCTGGTGCTCTTCGCGGTGGACGCCGCGGCCAGCCTGGACACGGTGCGCGAGCCCGCCGTCCGGGTCAGCGTCATCGACGCGGACAGCGGGGACCCGGTCGTGGCCACGGCGTGA